Proteins found in one Nostoc sp. NIES-3756 genomic segment:
- a CDS encoding hybrid sensor histidine kinase/response regulator, translating into MSMLQYPLDEFLANVTSCSETSTLAMVLEIFEQKQCDRLVIVNEQQRPVGLLHSGHLAQKFLAATGNELFLNLQKPLSTFAQALSEPIQILPASHSVEQLTLFWRYYQAHNAEYALVDGDGKLLGVLNSVRLLAVLAKEQTSNSRHSPTSYIDSNSIESELKRSPTMGGTSLPRNNQLQPLVQLLESLPWPLMLQTATGEVLTQNLAWWQQLGALKDPEGVRQQVEGILAATRLKQPEYVGQKTVAAANYGRGYDSITEELAQTPTTGLLPLSPYEPTVSTTTDSSRCFLDSQLNTCICVVEVQNGQERVWQFVKIPLENTELKLPNSDDLWLVLATDVTEQQQLCKELAAKNADLIQLNRLKDEFLACISHELKTPLTAVLGLSRLLVDQQLGELNERQARYAGLIHQSGRHLMSVVNDILDLTRMETGQMELTLVPVNIRSVCDRALLEAKAIHNQTSKIATAPNSSTPEFALSIELDLEQIVADELRLRQMLIHLLSNAFKFTEISGEIGLRVSRWEGWIAFTVWDTGIGIPEHQQHLIFQKFQQLENPLTRQFEGTGLGLVLTRALARLHGGDVSFLSREGKGSQFTLLLPPSPPSSSFTDSEVGRENVSSPSNTTRNRATPAGQNQPVSCQRLVLVVEAVARYIEDLTDQLKALGYRVIIARSGTEAVEKARRLQPTAVFLNPLLPLLSGWDVLTLLKSDGATRHIPVIVTATGAEKELAFANRADGFLSLPVEQPSLTPLLDKLCGKPMVQSLGLDSSETTPSKKTLRILRLVDAELESINPHPSLQEHRVIEVDDLDQAELLARVWQFDVILLDVEASLAQAYLQQLTHHPRLAALPLVTCDVDTTLAASQIPGLSVFPCLTPIGKDNKDGLTQGKDPLLSVLQIASGICYPPSIFVVDLAMLEDLPQTRRKSTKGCRTEKNTALAQEVTQRGTEWFQALIQYLHTAGLKATMARCWAEVLQQIRHHSIDLLLIYLGESTIHADVVKALKALPESPCDLPPILVIDQPLSSSRVNSTSKLNHSKKQESPISNVTRAIATQIVPRSISMEDLLTQIHQNLRLNER; encoded by the coding sequence ATGTCAATGCTACAGTATCCGCTTGATGAATTTCTAGCAAACGTAACCAGTTGCTCAGAAACAAGTACTCTGGCAATGGTGCTGGAGATTTTTGAGCAGAAGCAATGCGATCGCTTGGTGATAGTAAATGAACAGCAACGCCCCGTTGGGTTGCTGCACTCTGGGCATCTAGCACAAAAGTTTTTAGCAGCCACAGGTAATGAACTATTTTTAAACTTACAAAAGCCACTGTCAACCTTTGCTCAAGCCCTAAGTGAACCAATACAAATATTACCAGCAAGCCATAGTGTAGAGCAATTAACCTTATTTTGGCGTTATTACCAAGCCCATAACGCGGAGTATGCACTAGTAGATGGGGACGGTAAGCTTTTAGGGGTGCTGAACAGCGTGCGTCTATTGGCAGTATTAGCTAAGGAGCAAACAAGCAATAGTCGCCATTCCCCCACATCATATATAGATAGCAATAGCATTGAGTCTGAGTTGAAGCGTTCACCAACAATGGGTGGAACGTCATTGCCGAGAAACAACCAACTCCAACCACTGGTGCAATTATTAGAAAGCTTACCTTGGCCTTTAATGCTGCAAACGGCTACGGGTGAAGTATTAACGCAAAATTTGGCTTGGTGGCAACAATTAGGAGCGTTGAAAGACCCAGAGGGAGTACGCCAACAAGTCGAAGGGATATTAGCAGCTACCAGACTCAAGCAGCCAGAATATGTAGGGCAGAAAACTGTAGCGGCAGCAAATTATGGTAGAGGTTACGACTCAATAACAGAAGAGTTAGCCCAAACACCGACTACGGGTTTGCTACCCTTATCACCTTACGAACCAACCGTAAGTACAACAACTGACTCCAGTCGCTGCTTTTTAGATAGCCAACTCAATACTTGTATCTGTGTTGTGGAAGTACAGAACGGACAGGAGCGAGTATGGCAGTTTGTCAAAATTCCTTTAGAGAACACTGAGCTAAAACTGCCTAATAGCGATGATTTATGGTTGGTGTTGGCGACTGATGTGACAGAACAGCAGCAACTATGTAAAGAACTAGCTGCCAAAAATGCCGACCTCATCCAATTAAATCGCTTAAAGGATGAATTTTTAGCTTGTATTAGTCACGAACTGAAGACCCCCTTAACAGCAGTTTTGGGTTTATCTAGGTTGTTGGTAGATCAGCAGTTGGGAGAACTCAACGAACGCCAAGCCCGTTATGCAGGGCTAATTCATCAAAGTGGTCGCCATTTGATGAGCGTGGTGAATGACATTTTGGATTTAACCAGGATGGAAACAGGGCAAATGGAATTAACCCTCGTACCTGTGAATATTCGCTCTGTGTGCGATCGCGCTCTTTTGGAAGCTAAAGCGATCCATAATCAAACCAGTAAAATCGCCACTGCTCCTAACTCATCCACTCCAGAATTTGCCCTATCAATCGAACTGGATTTAGAACAGATAGTCGCAGATGAATTACGCTTGCGTCAAATGCTGATTCACCTATTATCTAATGCCTTCAAATTTACAGAAATATCCGGCGAAATTGGTTTGCGCGTGAGTCGTTGGGAAGGCTGGATTGCCTTTACAGTTTGGGATACAGGTATTGGTATTCCCGAACATCAGCAACATCTCATCTTTCAAAAATTCCAACAGCTAGAAAATCCTCTCACCCGTCAGTTTGAAGGCACGGGTTTAGGACTGGTTTTGACTAGGGCTTTAGCCCGTCTCCACGGTGGCGATGTCAGCTTTTTGTCACGGGAAGGTAAAGGTAGTCAATTTACCCTGTTATTACCACCAAGCCCACCTAGTTCTAGTTTTACTGATTCAGAAGTAGGTAGAGAAAACGTGTCTAGCCCTAGCAACACCACCCGCAATCGAGCAACACCTGCTGGGCAAAATCAGCCCGTCTCTTGCCAAAGGTTAGTCCTAGTAGTGGAAGCAGTAGCCCGGTACATAGAAGATTTAACCGACCAACTCAAAGCTTTAGGTTATCGGGTAATAATTGCCCGTTCCGGAACAGAAGCAGTAGAAAAAGCGCGGCGTTTACAACCCACAGCCGTCTTTTTAAATCCCCTTTTACCTTTGTTGTCCGGTTGGGATGTGTTGACCTTGCTTAAATCTGATGGTGCAACTCGCCATATTCCTGTCATTGTGACGGCTACAGGGGCAGAAAAAGAGCTAGCTTTTGCTAACCGCGCCGATGGTTTCTTAAGTTTGCCTGTAGAACAGCCATCGCTCACGCCATTGTTAGATAAATTATGTGGCAAACCAATGGTGCAGTCACTAGGCTTAGATTCTAGTGAAACGACTCCATCCAAAAAAACCCTGCGGATTCTGAGATTAGTTGATGCCGAATTGGAATCTATTAATCCCCACCCCTCACTGCAAGAACATCGCGTCATTGAAGTGGACGATTTAGACCAAGCAGAACTTCTAGCCAGGGTTTGGCAGTTTGATGTTATTTTGTTGGATGTAGAAGCTTCTTTAGCTCAAGCTTACTTACAACAATTAACTCACCATCCCCGACTAGCAGCTTTACCATTAGTAACTTGTGATGTGGATACTACTCTGGCTGCTTCCCAAATTCCAGGACTTTCGGTTTTTCCTTGTTTAACCCCAATAGGTAAAGACAACAAAGATGGGTTGACACAGGGTAAAGACCCGCTCTTATCAGTGCTACAAATTGCTTCTGGGATTTGCTATCCCCCAAGCATCTTTGTAGTAGATTTAGCCATGCTAGAAGACTTACCACAAACCAGACGTAAATCCACGAAAGGTTGCCGTACAGAGAAAAACACAGCACTTGCTCAGGAAGTGACACAACGGGGAACCGAATGGTTCCAAGCTTTAATTCAGTATTTACACACAGCTGGTTTAAAGGCAACAATGGCACGCTGTTGGGCAGAAGTGTTACAACAAATTCGTCATCACAGCATAGATTTGCTACTAATTTATTTAGGAGAATCAACTATCCACGCAGATGTAGTGAAAGCATTAAAAGCATTGCCGGAATCACCATGCGATTTACCACCCATTTTAGTCATTGACCAACCATTAAGCAGCAGTCGAGTAAATTCCACTAGTAAGCTAAATCATAGCAAAAAGCAGGAATCACCCATCTCTAATGTTACCCGTGCGATCGCCACTCAAATCGTTCCTCGTTCCATCTCAATGGAAGACTTGCTCACTCAAATTCATCAAAATTTGAGATTGAATGAGCGGTAG
- a CDS encoding SMP-30/gluconolactonase/LRE family protein, whose translation MQIDYKIKNVLFARARLGEGPVWDSTHQCLYWVDIYNHRVNRFNSVTGENLYFDVGDVVGAIVLAGTNRLIMAQRHGLTFLNLDNGEVIAIIQIETDKPKNRFNDGKCDRQGRFWFGSLSPDKPEANLYRYDPDGSLHLMETGLTISNGLGWSPDQKTFYLTDSSQQKIYAYNFDAVTGKISDRRIFVNLTGESFYPDGMAIDNQGNIWSAMWDGWCVICFNPQGKEISRIKLPVQRPTSCTFGGEDLRTLYITSASVGLSEQEIEQSFYSGDLFAVETNTIGLQTDSFNSMV comes from the coding sequence ATGCAGATTGACTATAAAATCAAAAATGTTTTGTTTGCTCGCGCTCGTTTAGGCGAGGGGCCAGTATGGGACTCCACTCATCAATGTTTGTATTGGGTTGATATTTATAACCATCGGGTAAACAGATTCAATTCTGTGACTGGGGAGAATTTATATTTTGATGTAGGCGATGTGGTTGGTGCGATCGTACTGGCTGGAACAAATCGCTTGATTATGGCGCAGCGTCATGGTTTGACGTTTCTCAATTTAGATAATGGTGAGGTCATAGCAATTATCCAAATTGAAACCGATAAGCCAAAGAATCGTTTTAATGATGGAAAATGCGATCGCCAAGGACGTTTTTGGTTTGGTTCGTTGTCTCCTGATAAACCGGAAGCTAACCTTTATCGATATGATCCCGATGGTTCTTTGCACCTGATGGAAACAGGATTGACAATTTCTAACGGCTTAGGCTGGAGTCCTGATCAAAAGACGTTTTACTTAACTGATTCCTCACAGCAGAAAATTTATGCTTATAACTTTGATGCGGTGACAGGTAAAATTAGCGATCGCCGCATATTTGTAAATTTGACTGGTGAATCTTTTTATCCTGATGGGATGGCGATAGATAATCAAGGTAATATCTGGTCAGCAATGTGGGATGGCTGGTGTGTAATTTGCTTTAACCCTCAAGGTAAGGAAATATCGCGCATAAAGCTACCAGTCCAGCGTCCTACTAGTTGCACTTTTGGCGGTGAAGATTTGCGGACTTTGTATATTACAAGTGCTTCGGTAGGACTAAGTGAGCAAGAGATTGAACAAAGTTTCTATTCTGGCGACTTGTTTGCTGTTGAGACTAATACGATTGGATTACAAACCGATAGTTTTAATTCAATGGTTTAA
- a CDS encoding ArnT family glycosyltransferase, translated as MRLNLSVLNAVERWFNNIAKRPALAVTVSILWLILIGWIGYGWHLGSIGLVDETEPLFAEASRQMLVTGDWITPFFNGQTRFDKPALLYWCQAIAYAVFGVNEWAVRLPSALAAMGLVALGFYTVQWSLAKKDDLEQVTLPTRRYLTAAVAAAVMALNPQMIVWGRTGVSDMLLTGCMDSALLCFFLGYATSGQQAGGRRQEAGGSSELFSSSSPPTPHSPLPNKWYLACYVLTAGAILTKGPVGIVLPGIIILAFLLYLGQLRTVLREMRLFLGIIIILGLSIPWYALVIWRNGQSYIDSFFGYHNVERFTEVVNGHSAAWYFYFVIVLLLFAPYSIYLPLAIFRLKFWQRSHWRNQERSQQLNLFACIWFISIFVFFTIAVTKLPSYVLPLIPAAAILIAFLWSDLFPASEQTSKISISYPSSLLQLSSWVNVIFLSALAVASFHIYNLLGYDEAAPDFRQNLQDAGLPTISGWLWLVAATFVAFLILRRYWHSIIAINLLGFVVFLILVIMPAMFLMDQERQLPLREISAVLAQVKQPTEEVIMVGFKKPTVVFYSHKNINFIPSTEKSLEHIRNLANQEVKPPSLLLVTNKKNFFKMDLSPDNYENIDIKGAYQLTRINFKKMKQEKVKLS; from the coding sequence ATGAGGTTAAACTTGAGCGTTCTTAACGCTGTTGAGCGGTGGTTCAATAATATAGCAAAGCGTCCAGCCCTTGCTGTGACTGTCTCGATTCTGTGGTTAATTCTAATTGGTTGGATAGGCTATGGATGGCATTTGGGCAGTATTGGCTTGGTTGACGAAACAGAGCCACTATTTGCGGAAGCTTCGCGGCAAATGCTAGTGACTGGTGATTGGATTACGCCATTTTTTAATGGCCAAACTCGTTTTGATAAACCAGCTCTACTTTATTGGTGTCAAGCGATCGCCTATGCAGTGTTTGGCGTAAACGAGTGGGCGGTGCGGCTTCCCTCAGCCTTAGCAGCGATGGGATTGGTGGCATTAGGTTTCTACACTGTACAGTGGTCTCTAGCTAAAAAAGATGATTTAGAGCAAGTGACGCTACCTACTCGCCGCTACTTAACAGCTGCGGTAGCCGCAGCTGTCATGGCACTCAATCCTCAAATGATCGTTTGGGGAAGAACAGGTGTTTCCGATATGTTGCTGACTGGCTGCATGGACTCAGCCTTATTATGTTTCTTCTTGGGATACGCAACAAGTGGGCAACAGGCAGGAGGCAGGAGGCAGGAGGCAGGAGGCAGCAGCGAATTATTCTCTTCCTCATCTCCCCCCACTCCCCACTCCCCACTCCCTAATAAATGGTATTTAGCTTGTTACGTATTAACGGCTGGGGCGATTTTAACTAAGGGGCCAGTGGGTATTGTTTTACCTGGAATCATCATTTTGGCGTTTTTGCTGTATTTGGGGCAGTTGCGAACAGTGCTGCGGGAAATGCGCCTGTTTTTGGGGATCATAATTATCTTGGGTTTATCTATTCCCTGGTATGCACTGGTAATTTGGCGTAATGGTCAAAGTTACATAGATTCCTTTTTCGGATATCACAATGTAGAGCGTTTTACGGAAGTTGTTAATGGTCACTCAGCTGCTTGGTATTTTTATTTTGTGATAGTATTGCTACTTTTTGCCCCATACTCAATTTACTTGCCTTTAGCAATTTTTAGATTAAAGTTTTGGCAGCGATCGCACTGGCGCAACCAAGAACGCTCTCAACAATTGAATTTATTTGCCTGTATTTGGTTTATTAGTATCTTTGTTTTTTTTACGATTGCCGTTACTAAGCTACCAAGTTATGTCTTACCTTTAATCCCAGCCGCCGCTATTTTAATAGCATTCTTGTGGAGTGATTTGTTCCCTGCTAGCGAACAAACAAGCAAGATATCTATTAGTTACCCATCTTCGCTTTTACAACTTAGTAGTTGGGTAAATGTCATATTTTTAAGTGCATTGGCAGTAGCATCATTTCATATTTATAATTTGCTGGGTTATGATGAGGCTGCACCTGACTTCCGTCAAAATTTACAGGATGCTGGATTACCTACTATCTCTGGTTGGCTTTGGTTAGTGGCAGCAACTTTTGTTGCTTTTTTAATCTTGCGTCGTTATTGGCATTCTATTATTGCTATTAATTTGTTGGGGTTTGTGGTATTTTTGATTCTTGTGATTATGCCAGCTATGTTTTTAATGGATCAAGAGCGTCAACTACCATTAAGAGAAATATCTGCTGTTCTCGCCCAAGTGAAACAACCAACAGAAGAAGTAATTATGGTTGGTTTCAAAAAGCCCACTGTAGTTTTTTATAGCCACAAAAATATTAATTTTATCCCTTCAACTGAAAAAAGCTTAGAACATATTCGCAATTTAGCAAATCAAGAAGTTAAACCACCTTCATTGTTACTGGTGACTAATAAGAAAAACTTTTTCAAAATGGATTTATCACCGGATAATTACGAAAACATAGATATTAAAGGTGCTTACCAGTTGACTCGCATTAATTTCAAAAAGATGAAACAGGAAAAGGTGAAGCTCTCTTAA
- a CDS encoding DUF565 domain-containing protein, producing MQNTRLNNLFDAIARQLGQWFLNPWRRLSLLLLSFLFGFFLGTAVSTTAGQKAELDIVIAAFLVFLTEVTSRIFYNRNFFARRSLLVESLNILKVGFTYSLFIEAFKLGS from the coding sequence ATGCAAAACACTCGGCTTAACAACTTATTCGATGCCATTGCTAGGCAGTTAGGGCAATGGTTTTTAAATCCTTGGCGGCGATTATCCCTACTACTACTTAGCTTTTTGTTTGGATTTTTTTTAGGTACAGCAGTTTCTACCACAGCAGGTCAAAAGGCTGAACTAGATATTGTCATAGCTGCCTTCTTAGTATTTTTAACAGAAGTTACTAGTAGAATATTTTACAATCGAAATTTTTTTGCTAGACGATCGCTCTTGGTAGAATCACTCAACATTCTGAAAGTAGGTTTCACCTACAGCCTGTTTATTGAAGCCTTTAAACTGGGATCTTAA
- a CDS encoding glycerate kinase, giving the protein MEFSQQEALADTLRAKAFGITSANVEEVTRERSHLLQAVLPAFNQFCHTSLHIFSPEKMLPVLWNLWLPLGMKIAAQHQQLKRPFIQGILGSQGTGKTTMSLVIELILQQLGYRTLSLSLDDLYKTYSDRLALLQHDPRLIWRGPPGTHDIDLGLDVLEQIRQEKSPVIVPRFDKSAHAGAGDRTTPDIIEGVDIVIFEGWFVGVRPINPDLFDCAPPPILTDEDKTFARDMNHQLTKYLPLWEKLDSLILLYPTDYRCSLEWRKQAERKMIAVGKSGMTDTQIEDFVNYFWRSLHPELFIKPLSQSAEIVDLVIEIHPDHSFGKVYQP; this is encoded by the coding sequence ATGGAATTTAGTCAACAGGAAGCTTTGGCAGATACCTTAAGGGCTAAAGCCTTCGGGATCACATCGGCAAATGTAGAGGAAGTGACGCGAGAGCGATCGCATCTTTTACAAGCTGTGCTACCTGCGTTTAACCAATTCTGCCATACAAGTCTGCATATTTTTTCCCCAGAAAAAATGTTACCCGTATTGTGGAATTTGTGGCTACCATTGGGCATGAAAATAGCTGCACAACATCAACAGTTAAAACGCCCATTCATTCAAGGAATTTTGGGTAGTCAAGGAACGGGTAAAACTACAATGTCCCTGGTAATTGAGTTAATTCTCCAGCAGTTGGGATATCGTACCTTAAGTTTATCTTTAGATGACTTGTATAAAACTTATAGCGATCGCCTAGCCTTATTACAACATGATCCCCGCTTAATTTGGCGTGGCCCTCCAGGAACCCATGATATTGACTTAGGCTTAGATGTACTCGAACAAATCCGCCAAGAAAAAAGCCCGGTAATTGTTCCTCGCTTTGATAAATCTGCACATGCTGGTGCAGGCGATCGCACTACTCCAGATATTATCGAAGGAGTCGATATTGTCATTTTTGAAGGATGGTTTGTTGGCGTGCGCCCCATTAATCCTGACTTATTTGATTGCGCCCCACCGCCAATTTTGACTGATGAAGATAAAACCTTCGCTCGTGATATGAATCATCAGCTAACCAAATATTTACCACTATGGGAGAAATTAGACAGTTTAATTTTGTTATATCCAACTGATTACCGTTGTTCTTTGGAATGGCGTAAACAAGCCGAACGAAAAATGATTGCTGTTGGTAAATCAGGCATGACAGATACACAAATAGAAGATTTTGTTAATTATTTTTGGCGATCGCTACATCCAGAATTATTTATTAAACCTTTATCTCAATCAGCAGAAATTGTAGATTTAGTTATAGAAATTCACCCTGATCATTCATTTGGAAAAGTCTATCAGCCTTAA
- a CDS encoding response regulator, with amino-acid sequence MNTAVSEQPSLVLIVDDEPFIRAQLRLSLQREGYQTVEAENGREALTIFQERQPDIVLMDAIMPDLDGFECCTYLQSLDNGKYTPVLMITGLEDQESVDRAFEVGAIDYVTKPIHWPVLRQRVKRLIQQSHLQQKLEAANLELQRLVGIDELTQVANRRRFEEYCAQEWQRMARNQLPLSLILCDVDFFKAYNDTYGHRAGDRCLQLVAKAIQDTVNRPGDVVARYGGEEFAVILPTTYADGAIHLAARICATVRELAIPHITSQAKTCVTVSAGVATEIPVPNSDFQEIIDAADRALYQAKTKGRDRCQQYFKQTSSPIYILNSGNRGQG; translated from the coding sequence ATGAACACGGCGGTTTCAGAACAACCATCTTTAGTCCTCATTGTTGATGATGAACCATTTATCCGAGCGCAGCTACGCCTATCTCTACAACGTGAAGGCTATCAAACAGTAGAAGCTGAAAATGGTAGAGAGGCTTTAACTATTTTTCAAGAACGGCAACCTGATATTGTCCTCATGGACGCAATCATGCCCGATCTTGATGGCTTTGAGTGTTGTACTTATTTGCAGTCACTAGATAATGGTAAATACACTCCAGTTTTAATGATTACGGGGCTAGAGGATCAAGAATCAGTTGACCGTGCATTTGAAGTGGGAGCGATTGACTATGTAACTAAACCAATTCATTGGCCAGTGTTGCGTCAACGAGTCAAACGTCTAATTCAGCAATCCCATCTTCAACAAAAGCTAGAAGCTGCTAACCTAGAATTGCAAAGGTTGGTGGGAATTGATGAGTTAACGCAAGTAGCCAATCGCCGCAGATTTGAAGAATATTGCGCTCAAGAGTGGCAACGCATGGCACGAAATCAACTACCGTTATCGTTGATTCTTTGTGATGTGGATTTTTTCAAAGCTTACAACGATACCTATGGACATCGAGCAGGCGATCGCTGTTTACAATTAGTAGCTAAGGCTATCCAAGACACTGTTAATCGTCCTGGTGATGTTGTCGCCCGTTATGGCGGTGAAGAATTTGCCGTAATTTTACCAACAACGTATGCGGACGGAGCGATTCATTTAGCCGCTAGAATCTGCGCTACGGTGCGAGAACTGGCAATTCCCCACATAACTTCTCAAGCTAAAACTTGTGTCACAGTCAGTGCTGGCGTAGCGACAGAAATTCCTGTGCCGAACTCTGATTTTCAAGAAATTATTGACGCAGCTGATCGCGCATTATATCAAGCCAAAACCAAAGGCCGCGATCGCTGTCAACAATACTTTAAACAAACATCATCTCCCATTTATATCTTAAATTCAGGGAACAGGGGGCAGGGATAG